A genomic stretch from Helianthus annuus cultivar XRQ/B chromosome 1, HanXRQr2.0-SUNRISE, whole genome shotgun sequence includes:
- the LOC110867681 gene encoding delta(12) fatty acid desaturase FAD2, whose amino-acid sequence MGAGGRMSNPVNGEEKPNPDPLQRVPYQKPPFTVGDVKKAIPPHCFNRSVIRSFSYVVYDLTIASIFYYLANNYIALLPSPLAYVAWPVYWICQGCVLTGVWVIAHECGHHAFSDYQWLDDTVGLVLHSALLVPYFSWKYSHRRHHSNTGSIEHDEVFVPKLKSGVRSTARLLNNPPGRILTLLVTLTMGWPLYLMFNVSGRYYDRFACHFDPNSPIYSNRERAQIFISDAGILTVLFVLFRVAMTKGLTWVLTMYAGPLLVVNGFLVLITFLQHTHPSLPHYDSTEWDWLRGALATIDRDYGVLNKVFHNITDTHVTHHLFSTMPHYHAMEATKAIKPILGEYYQFDGTSVFKAMYRETKECIYVDKDEEVKDGVYWYRNKI is encoded by the coding sequence ATGGGTGCCGGCGGGCGGATGTCAAACCCGGTCAACGGTGAAGAAAAACCCAACCCTGACCCACTCCAACGCGTCCCATACCAAAAACCTCCGTTCACGGTTGGGGACGTCAAAAAAGCCATCCCGCCCCATTGTTTCAACCGGTCCGTCATCCGTTCATTCTCATATGTCGTGTATGACCTCACCATTGCCTCCATCTTTTATTACCTCGCGAACAACTACATCGCGCTCCTCCCTAGCCCACTCGCCTATGTGGCGTGGCCCGTTTATTGGATTTGTCAAGGTTGTGTTTTAACCGGTGTTTGGGTCATAGCCCATGAATGTGGTCATCACGCGTTTAGTGACTACCAATGGCTCGATGACACCGTGGGCCTTGTTCTACATTCTGCACTTTTAGTGCCTTACTTTTCGTGGAAATATAGTCATCGTCGCCACCACTCCAACACGGGCTCAATCGAGCACGATGAAGTGTTTGTCCCGAAACTAAAGTCCGGTGTCAGGTCAACCGCTAGATTGCTAAACAACCCACCCGGTCGAATCCTCACCCTACTCGTCACCCTAACCATGGGCTGGCCTTTATACCTCATGTTCAACGTCTCGGGCCGGTACTATGACCGATTCGCGTGCCATTTCGACCCAAACAGTCCGATCTACTCCAACCGCGAACGGGCCCAGATTTTCATTTCTGACGCGGGGATTTTAACCGTTTTGTTCGTACTCTTCCGTGTTGCAATGACCAAAGGGCTCACATGGGTGTTAACAATGTACGCCGGGCCATTGCTTGTTGTCAATGGGTTCCTAGTCCTGATCACATTCTTGCAACACACCCACCCGTCACTACCTCACTACGACTCAACGGAATGGGACTGGCTGCGTGGGGCCCTAGCCACCATTGACCGAGACTACGGGGTTCTAAACAAGGTGTTCCATAACATTACCGATACTCACGTGACACACCATTTGTTCTCGACAATGCCTCATTATCACGCGATGGAAGCCACAAAGGCGATTAAGCCGATCTTGGGAGAGTACTATCAGTTTGACGGGACTTCGGTTTTTAAGGCTATGTATAGGGAAACAAAGGAGTGCATTTATGTTGATAAAGATGAGGAGGTTAAGGATGGTGTTTACTGGTACCGTAACAAGATATGA